Proteins encoded within one genomic window of Tigriopus californicus strain San Diego chromosome 12, Tcal_SD_v2.1, whole genome shotgun sequence:
- the LOC131891573 gene encoding uncharacterized protein LOC131891573 isoform X1 yields the protein MMIATTYVLVTLMILNHGQVVNSHFASFRQATDSLKSGSKSSSVGEMKDRLEFEEGSGIMETMLNVEECPGEDGQFFISLMNPSGCYIFQTTGFNLNGYPNNTGSAPRYFCGYTIQFGATVSGTVTVKEKDFHFQGLDSLGRCVDYVFISGVNDEQQHNDKSDMDDRDSGINAVRYCDTITEDKIRDFSTFELLIQLSADNTENGNGAEIAICIE from the exons aTGATGATTGCAACGACATACGTTCTGGTtactttgatgattttgaaccaTGGGCAAGTTGTTAACTCCCATTTCGCCAGCTTTCGTCAAGCAACTGACTCCTTAAAGAGTGGTTCCAAAAGTT CCTCCGTCGGCGAAATGAAAGATCGTTTGGAATTCGAAGAGGGCTCTGGAATAATGGAAACGATGTTAAATGTGGAAGAATGTCCCGGAGAAGATGGTCAGTTCTTCATTTCCCTGATGAATCCGAGTGGATGTTATATTTTCCAAACCACTGGATTCAACTTAAATGGATATCCGAATAATACAGGATCTGCTCCTCGATACTTTTGCGGTTATACCATTCAG TTTGGGGCTACTGTAAGTGGAACGGTGAccgttaaagaaaaagattttcatttccaaggaCTGGACAGTCTTGGAAGATGCGTGGATTATGTATTCATTTCTGGTGTGAACGatgaacaacaacacaacGACAAAAGTGACATGGATGACCGAGATTCGGGTATAAATGCCGTGCGATATTGTGACACGATTACCGAAGACAAGATCCGCGATTTCTCTACCTTCgaacttttgattcaattatcCGCCGACAACACAGAGAACGGCAACGGAGCCGAGATTGCTATTTGTATTGAATAA
- the LOC131891573 gene encoding uncharacterized protein LOC131891573 isoform X2, with protein sequence MNIKASVGEMKDRLEFEEGSGIMETMLNVEECPGEDGQFFISLMNPSGCYIFQTTGFNLNGYPNNTGSAPRYFCGYTIQFGATVSGTVTVKEKDFHFQGLDSLGRCVDYVFISGVNDEQQHNDKSDMDDRDSGINAVRYCDTITEDKIRDFSTFELLIQLSADNTENGNGAEIAICIE encoded by the exons ATGAATATCAAAG CCTCCGTCGGCGAAATGAAAGATCGTTTGGAATTCGAAGAGGGCTCTGGAATAATGGAAACGATGTTAAATGTGGAAGAATGTCCCGGAGAAGATGGTCAGTTCTTCATTTCCCTGATGAATCCGAGTGGATGTTATATTTTCCAAACCACTGGATTCAACTTAAATGGATATCCGAATAATACAGGATCTGCTCCTCGATACTTTTGCGGTTATACCATTCAG TTTGGGGCTACTGTAAGTGGAACGGTGAccgttaaagaaaaagattttcatttccaaggaCTGGACAGTCTTGGAAGATGCGTGGATTATGTATTCATTTCTGGTGTGAACGatgaacaacaacacaacGACAAAAGTGACATGGATGACCGAGATTCGGGTATAAATGCCGTGCGATATTGTGACACGATTACCGAAGACAAGATCCGCGATTTCTCTACCTTCgaacttttgattcaattatcCGCCGACAACACAGAGAACGGCAACGGAGCCGAGATTGCTATTTGTATTGAATAA